From a single Microbacterium terrisoli genomic region:
- a CDS encoding FAD-dependent monooxygenase produces MANHTVRVAIIGAGIGGLAAAIALTRIAGVQVTVFEQARHIAEVGAGFGVAPNGQRVLDRLGLLDETKLAGAVMEGPDLYRNADSRIIAEGAYSDSSGRYHTLGMHRADFVDMLTRQLPSGTVHTGHRLTSIRASDTSVRLEFENGTDAEFDAVVGADGIHSVVRESITQPSNPVYSGSIAYRGVLDASLLPKDWPMKIQIWMGKDKHFMCYPLRHRTLFNYVGFVSSDKPLKESWSAAGDVDELAAEFAGDGWDPRLREFIGRIDKTFWWGLYDREPLRNWTRGRVTLLGDAAHPMLPHAGQGVNQALEDSVTLAMFVGEVRNSNDIVTAFKRYTSARMQRTAIVQANSRRSGSQRDSQAEFEDLRRRDAEMRAGRDFRRSFIFDYDAAAVAQKYLTRSY; encoded by the coding sequence ATGGCAAATCACACGGTCAGAGTCGCAATCATTGGCGCCGGGATCGGGGGCCTCGCCGCCGCGATAGCGCTCACAAGGATCGCGGGCGTCCAGGTCACCGTGTTTGAGCAGGCGCGGCACATTGCCGAAGTGGGCGCCGGGTTCGGAGTCGCCCCCAACGGTCAGCGCGTTCTCGACCGCCTCGGGCTGCTTGACGAGACCAAGCTCGCAGGCGCTGTCATGGAAGGACCTGACCTCTACAGGAATGCCGACAGCAGGATCATCGCCGAGGGAGCCTACTCAGATTCGTCGGGTCGATACCACACCCTCGGCATGCATCGAGCTGACTTCGTCGACATGCTGACCCGGCAGCTTCCCAGCGGCACGGTACACACAGGTCACAGGTTGACGTCGATTCGTGCTTCCGACACGAGCGTACGTCTCGAATTCGAAAATGGCACGGATGCTGAATTCGACGCCGTGGTGGGCGCGGACGGAATACATTCAGTCGTGCGAGAGTCGATCACGCAGCCGTCGAACCCCGTCTATTCAGGATCCATCGCCTATCGCGGAGTGCTCGACGCGAGCCTTCTGCCCAAAGATTGGCCCATGAAGATTCAGATCTGGATGGGCAAGGACAAGCATTTCATGTGCTACCCGCTGCGCCATCGCACACTGTTCAACTACGTCGGATTCGTCTCGAGCGATAAGCCTCTCAAGGAATCGTGGTCCGCCGCCGGAGACGTCGACGAGTTGGCCGCCGAGTTCGCAGGCGACGGATGGGACCCACGTCTACGCGAGTTCATCGGACGAATCGACAAGACATTCTGGTGGGGTCTTTACGACCGAGAGCCTCTGAGGAACTGGACGCGAGGGCGAGTCACACTGCTGGGTGACGCGGCCCACCCGATGCTGCCCCACGCCGGCCAAGGGGTGAACCAGGCACTTGAAGACAGCGTCACCCTTGCAATGTTCGTGGGCGAAGTCAGGAACTCCAACGATATCGTCACCGCATTCAAGCGCTATACGTCAGCGCGCATGCAGCGAACGGCGATCGTCCAGGCGAATTCCCGCAGGAGCGGCTCGCAGCGCGACTCGCAGGCTGAGTTCGAGGATCTGCGCAGACGCGACGCGGAGATGCGAGCGGGGCGCGACTTCCGCAGGAGTTTCATCTTCGACTACGATGCGGCCGCCGTCGCCCAAAAATATCTGACGCGATCATATTAG
- a CDS encoding NADP-dependent oxidoreductase, whose product MKTVRFYETGGPEVLRYEDAERPDPGEGEVRIVVAGSAFSPADAAIRAGFLPLPIALPHTPGYDVSGTIDAIGQGVHDLTVGERVIGFLPMAADGSASQYVIAPADVLVTAPTAIPLADSAGVPSVALTAWQALYEAGELQSGQRVLINGAGGAVGGYAVQLAKRAGAYVIATASPQSRQVVSAAGADEIIDHTTSTVPDAVGEPVDLLLNLALVSPDEFTALVTRVRDGGKVVSTTAALPTPGDEQRDVSATTLFVRPDTGLLSRIVALIDSGELHVEIARHAPLSDLPSIHQQAAAGQVHGKIVIVPPAA is encoded by the coding sequence ATGAAGACAGTTCGGTTCTACGAGACCGGCGGCCCGGAGGTTCTGCGCTACGAAGACGCCGAACGACCCGATCCCGGCGAAGGAGAGGTCCGCATCGTGGTCGCCGGATCGGCGTTCAGCCCGGCTGATGCCGCCATCCGCGCCGGCTTCCTGCCGCTGCCGATCGCCCTGCCCCACACTCCCGGCTACGACGTCTCCGGCACGATCGATGCGATCGGTCAGGGAGTGCACGACCTCACCGTGGGTGAGCGCGTCATCGGGTTCCTTCCCATGGCCGCAGACGGCTCGGCATCGCAGTATGTCATCGCCCCCGCGGACGTCCTCGTCACGGCTCCCACAGCCATTCCGCTGGCCGATTCGGCCGGCGTGCCCTCGGTCGCCCTCACCGCCTGGCAGGCGCTGTACGAGGCTGGTGAGCTGCAGTCCGGCCAACGGGTGCTGATCAACGGCGCCGGCGGTGCGGTGGGCGGCTACGCCGTGCAACTGGCCAAACGCGCCGGCGCCTACGTCATCGCCACCGCCAGCCCACAGAGCCGGCAGGTCGTGAGCGCAGCCGGTGCCGACGAGATCATCGACCACACGACGAGCACGGTTCCCGACGCGGTGGGCGAACCCGTCGACCTGCTGCTGAACCTGGCACTGGTCAGCCCCGACGAATTCACCGCTCTGGTCACCCGCGTCCGCGACGGCGGGAAGGTCGTGTCCACGACAGCGGCCCTCCCCACCCCGGGCGACGAGCAGCGTGATGTCAGTGCGACCACGCTCTTCGTTCGCCCCGACACCGGCCTGCTCTCGCGCATCGTCGCCTTGATCGACAGCGGAGAGCTCCATGTCGAGATCGCCCGGCACGCTCCGCTGAGCGACCTTCCCTCGATCCACCAGCAGGCAGCGGCCGGCCAGGTCCACGGAAAGATCGTCATCGTCCCGCCCGCTGCCTGA
- a CDS encoding LysR family transcriptional regulator → MGSSNLQALDLFRLRIFTTVVERNGYSAAARHLHLAQPTVSHHVAELEKALGSDLLRYEQRAIHLTPAGKEVYHSALLMLREQESLQESLNDLHHGRRGRVRIGASIAFEQRYFVDQVIAPFCRAHPGILLSLRFGHSGQYAQAVLDREADLAYVLKWQLPPDASFELLHEAPLRFLAPSSHPLAQQESVDVEDIAKAGLISGPLSGLESIYYRQFLRESGITGEHSVIEVDGLHARVLAAEAGLGIVATFIPHYAHGAVMAPLVELPVSGPTAQAEIGLVRRPGDDGSEGANELASWLRRLTSAPDPVGPTQ, encoded by the coding sequence ATGGGATCCAGCAACCTTCAGGCGCTCGATCTCTTCCGGCTGCGGATCTTCACCACTGTCGTCGAACGCAACGGCTATTCGGCCGCCGCCCGCCACCTCCACCTTGCGCAGCCCACCGTTTCACACCATGTGGCAGAGCTCGAAAAGGCGCTCGGCTCCGACCTTCTCCGGTATGAGCAGCGGGCGATACACCTGACGCCTGCGGGCAAAGAGGTGTACCACTCCGCCCTCCTCATGCTCCGTGAGCAAGAGTCGCTGCAAGAATCGCTCAACGACCTGCACCACGGTCGACGCGGCAGGGTACGCATCGGAGCCAGCATCGCGTTTGAACAGAGATACTTCGTCGACCAGGTGATTGCTCCGTTCTGCCGAGCACACCCCGGCATCCTGCTCTCTCTTCGATTCGGTCACAGCGGCCAGTACGCCCAAGCGGTCTTGGACCGGGAAGCCGACCTCGCCTACGTGCTCAAGTGGCAACTGCCCCCTGATGCATCCTTCGAGCTCCTGCACGAGGCGCCTCTGAGGTTTCTCGCCCCAAGTTCCCATCCCCTGGCCCAGCAAGAGTCCGTCGATGTCGAGGACATCGCGAAGGCAGGCCTGATCTCCGGCCCTCTTTCGGGCCTCGAATCGATCTACTACCGGCAGTTCCTCCGCGAGAGCGGCATCACCGGAGAACATTCCGTCATCGAGGTCGACGGCCTGCACGCTCGCGTCCTGGCGGCGGAAGCAGGTCTGGGCATCGTGGCGACGTTCATCCCTCACTACGCCCACGGTGCCGTCATGGCCCCACTCGTCGAGCTCCCCGTCAGCGGCCCGACGGCCCAAGCCGAGATCGGTCTGGTCCGTCGACCCGGCGACGACGGGTCGGAAGGTGCCAACGAGCTGGCAAGCTGGCTGCGCCGGCTGACGTCGGCTCCGGACCCGGTCGGGCCGACGCAGTAG
- a CDS encoding alkene reductase: protein MPTAFEPLTAGALKLRNRIVMAPMTRSRAYGTLASADMATYYSQRAEAGLIITEGTQPSAVGQGYPATPGLHSPAQVDSWRPVTDAVHEAGGLIVAQLMHVGRIGHPRNAEAAGNGALRSVGPSAVRPAGQIFTPEGLQDIPTPEALTGQGIAETIGDFVTAARNAIQAGFDGVEVHGANGYLLHQFFATNANQRTDDWGGSIQNRIRFALEVTSAVAAAIGADRTGIRLSPNNGLGDTVEADYAELYPVLVRELGTMGLAYLHLVEAGDPALTPVLRDIWPGAFLLNPAGGRDLAVQTARLDLVATGAVDAVSFARLFLSNPDLVTRLSIGAEFAEPDFSKSYGGDRTGYTDYPTLVEQGGAVRV, encoded by the coding sequence ATGCCCACCGCATTCGAGCCGCTGACCGCCGGTGCCCTGAAACTGCGCAACCGCATCGTCATGGCGCCGATGACCCGCAGTCGCGCCTACGGCACCCTCGCCTCCGCCGATATGGCCACGTACTACTCGCAGCGCGCCGAGGCGGGGTTGATCATCACCGAAGGCACCCAGCCCTCTGCCGTCGGGCAGGGGTATCCGGCCACACCGGGCCTGCACTCGCCGGCGCAGGTCGACTCCTGGCGTCCGGTCACCGACGCCGTGCACGAGGCCGGCGGACTGATCGTCGCTCAGCTCATGCACGTCGGTCGGATCGGCCACCCCCGCAACGCTGAGGCGGCCGGCAACGGCGCGCTCAGGTCGGTGGGGCCGTCTGCGGTGCGCCCCGCCGGGCAGATCTTCACTCCGGAGGGACTGCAAGACATCCCCACGCCCGAGGCGTTGACCGGCCAGGGCATCGCCGAGACCATCGGCGACTTCGTCACCGCTGCGCGCAACGCGATCCAGGCGGGATTCGACGGTGTGGAGGTCCACGGCGCCAACGGCTATCTGCTGCACCAGTTCTTCGCCACCAATGCCAATCAGCGCACCGATGACTGGGGCGGGTCGATCCAGAACCGCATCCGTTTCGCACTGGAGGTCACCAGCGCCGTCGCTGCCGCCATCGGCGCCGACCGCACCGGCATCCGGCTGTCGCCGAACAACGGGCTCGGCGACACCGTGGAGGCCGACTACGCCGAGCTGTATCCCGTGCTCGTGCGCGAGCTCGGCACGATGGGACTCGCGTACCTTCACCTGGTCGAGGCGGGCGACCCCGCGCTGACGCCGGTGCTGCGCGACATCTGGCCGGGTGCATTCCTGCTCAACCCCGCCGGGGGACGCGACCTCGCCGTGCAGACGGCGCGACTGGATCTGGTCGCGACGGGGGCGGTGGATGCCGTGTCGTTCGCTCGGCTGTTCCTGTCGAACCCCGACCTGGTCACACGCCTGAGCATCGGCGCCGAGTTCGCCGAACCCGATTTCAGCAAGTCCTACGGCGGCGACCGCACCGGCTACACCGACTACCCGACGCTGGTCGAGCAGGGGGGTGCCGTCCGCGTCTGA
- the tdh gene encoding L-threonine 3-dehydrogenase, with product MKALFKPEPGPGFELIDRPDPTAGPDDVIIRVLRTGICGTDLHILRWDDWAASTITTPLTPGHEFFGEVAWIGERVRDVAVGDQVSGEGHIVCGTCRNCRAGRRQMCIRTQGLGVQRDGAFAEYLSLPASNVWVHHESIEPDVGAIFDPLGNAVHTALTYPVVGEDVLVTGCGPIGLMAIAVARHVGARFIVGTDVSAPRLEMAVHMGADQVVDVSRADIADAQRALGMREGFDVGFEMSGAPAALPQMIENMNHGGRIAMLGLPSGPFAVDWGKIVTHMLTVKGIYGREMFETWNAMGAMLQTSATLRAAIASIISARFPARDWQQAFDAAAAGATGKIILDWTQL from the coding sequence GTGAAGGCGTTGTTCAAACCCGAGCCGGGACCCGGCTTCGAACTCATCGACCGCCCCGATCCCACCGCCGGCCCGGATGATGTGATCATCCGCGTGCTGCGGACCGGCATCTGCGGCACCGATCTGCACATCCTGCGCTGGGACGACTGGGCCGCCTCCACCATCACGACACCGCTGACCCCCGGTCACGAGTTCTTCGGCGAGGTCGCCTGGATCGGCGAGCGCGTGCGCGACGTCGCGGTCGGCGACCAGGTCTCGGGCGAAGGTCACATCGTGTGCGGCACGTGCCGCAACTGCCGGGCGGGACGGCGTCAGATGTGCATCCGCACGCAGGGACTGGGCGTGCAGCGCGACGGTGCGTTCGCCGAGTACCTGTCGCTGCCGGCGAGCAACGTGTGGGTGCACCACGAGTCGATCGAGCCCGATGTGGGCGCGATCTTCGACCCGCTGGGCAACGCGGTGCACACCGCCCTCACCTACCCCGTGGTCGGCGAGGACGTGCTGGTCACCGGCTGCGGCCCGATCGGCCTCATGGCGATCGCGGTGGCCCGCCACGTCGGCGCCCGCTTCATCGTCGGCACCGACGTCAGCGCGCCGCGACTCGAGATGGCCGTGCACATGGGCGCCGACCAGGTCGTCGACGTCTCGCGCGCCGACATCGCCGACGCGCAGCGGGCCCTCGGCATGCGCGAGGGCTTCGACGTGGGATTCGAGATGAGCGGCGCGCCCGCCGCCCTGCCGCAGATGATCGAGAACATGAACCACGGCGGCCGCATCGCGATGCTGGGCCTGCCCTCGGGCCCGTTCGCCGTGGACTGGGGAAAGATCGTCACGCACATGCTGACGGTCAAGGGAATCTACGGCCGCGAGATGTTCGAGACGTGGAACGCCATGGGTGCGATGCTGCAGACCAGCGCCACGCTGCGTGCGGCGATCGCATCCATCATCTCCGCGCGCTTCCCGGCCCGCGACTGGCAGCAGGCATTCGACGCGGCAGCGGCCGGCGCCACCGGCAAGATCATCCTGGATTGGACGCAGCTATGA
- a CDS encoding excinuclease ABC subunit UvrA, translating into MSAFTGRGSDPSPTSAGRPDRIAVRGARVHNLKNVDVDIPLQTMVGIAGVSGSGKSSLALGVLYAEGSRRYLEALSTYTRRRMAQASRADVDAVEHVPAALALRQRPGVPGVRSTFGTSTELLNVLRLMFSRLASHVCPNGHRVPPTIDVAAEVPIFCAVCGARVQPPGAEALSFNSTGACPTCQGTGVVRTVDDATLVPDPSKSLDAGAVAPWQMFGFNVQPDIAREFGVRTDVPWSELTDAERQIVLDGPAEKKHITVTSRKGIHELDFTFRNARLTVTEELKRADGPKRLARVSRFLTEGTCPDCLGTRLSPAARAPRIGQQNLAEVTAMPLDEVLAWAPQVSSTVGPDMQAMARTLIDTLQGMARRLVQLGLGYLALDRAGSTLSTGERQRAQLARAVRNRTTGVLYVLDEPSIGLHPANVEGLLGVMGDLMADGNSVVFVDHDVQILRRAQWLIEIGPGSGAEGGTVVVAGSPVDLAHAPESLIGGFLSGDQQVVVRDRVAPSAAFDLGRIHLETAAIHTVHPLAVDIPVGRLTAVTGVSGSGKTTLVLESLVPALDAASDHHAAPAHVRVIDAPDLMKVHVVDATPIGINVRSTVATYSGVMDDLRAAYAEVPAARAAGLTASDFSYNTGSLACPRCEGTGEISLDVQFLPDIDIVCPVCAGTRFAPRAFEFVRDGMPLPELLQRTVREALELTADLPRVHRRLTAFDELGLGYLTLGESTPALSGGEAQRLKLVTQMHRNQSGAVFVLDEPSVGLHPLDVRTLLRVLQRLCERGATVIVIEHDLDLIANADHVIDLGPGGGADGGRVIAVGSPEQVAASATATGRHLLRHLRPE; encoded by the coding sequence ATGAGCGCTTTCACGGGTCGCGGCTCGGATCCTTCGCCGACGTCGGCCGGCCGACCCGACCGCATCGCGGTGCGCGGGGCGCGCGTGCACAACCTCAAGAACGTCGATGTCGACATCCCCCTGCAGACGATGGTCGGCATCGCCGGCGTCTCAGGATCGGGTAAATCGTCGCTGGCCCTCGGCGTGCTGTACGCCGAGGGCTCTCGTCGCTATCTCGAGGCTCTGTCCACCTACACGCGTCGCCGTATGGCGCAGGCGTCGCGTGCCGACGTCGACGCGGTCGAGCACGTTCCCGCCGCTCTCGCGCTGCGTCAGCGTCCGGGTGTTCCCGGTGTTCGGTCGACGTTCGGCACGTCGACCGAACTGCTGAACGTCCTGCGGCTGATGTTCTCGCGTCTCGCGTCGCACGTGTGCCCGAACGGCCACCGCGTGCCGCCGACGATCGATGTGGCCGCCGAGGTCCCGATCTTCTGCGCGGTCTGCGGCGCGCGCGTGCAGCCGCCGGGCGCCGAAGCGCTCTCGTTCAACTCGACGGGCGCGTGCCCGACGTGTCAGGGCACGGGCGTGGTCAGAACGGTGGATGACGCGACCCTCGTGCCCGACCCGTCGAAGTCTCTCGACGCGGGAGCGGTGGCCCCGTGGCAGATGTTCGGCTTCAACGTCCAGCCTGACATCGCCCGCGAGTTCGGGGTGCGCACCGACGTGCCGTGGTCCGAGCTGACCGATGCCGAGCGGCAGATTGTGTTGGACGGACCCGCCGAGAAGAAGCACATCACGGTCACCAGCCGCAAGGGCATCCACGAGCTGGACTTCACGTTCCGCAACGCCCGGCTGACGGTCACCGAAGAGCTCAAGCGCGCCGACGGTCCGAAGCGGCTGGCGCGGGTCAGTCGGTTCCTGACGGAGGGCACGTGCCCCGACTGCCTCGGCACGCGCCTCAGCCCCGCCGCGCGGGCGCCTCGCATCGGACAGCAGAACCTGGCCGAGGTCACGGCGATGCCGCTGGATGAGGTGCTGGCGTGGGCGCCGCAGGTCTCGTCCACCGTCGGGCCCGATATGCAGGCGATGGCGCGGACCTTGATCGACACCCTGCAGGGGATGGCACGACGCCTCGTGCAGCTCGGTCTCGGGTATCTCGCCCTGGACCGTGCCGGTTCGACACTGTCGACGGGGGAGCGGCAGCGCGCCCAGCTGGCACGTGCCGTGCGCAATCGGACGACCGGTGTGCTGTACGTGCTGGACGAGCCGTCGATCGGCCTGCACCCGGCGAACGTCGAGGGCCTGCTCGGCGTGATGGGCGACCTGATGGCCGACGGCAACTCCGTCGTGTTCGTCGACCACGACGTGCAGATCCTGCGCCGCGCCCAGTGGCTCATCGAGATCGGACCCGGCTCGGGAGCAGAAGGCGGCACGGTCGTGGTGGCCGGGAGCCCGGTCGACCTCGCGCACGCACCCGAGTCGCTCATCGGAGGCTTTCTCAGCGGCGATCAGCAGGTTGTCGTGCGTGATCGTGTGGCGCCGTCCGCCGCATTCGACCTCGGACGCATCCACCTCGAGACCGCGGCGATCCATACCGTGCATCCGCTGGCGGTCGACATCCCCGTCGGCCGACTGACCGCGGTGACCGGCGTCTCGGGCTCGGGCAAGACCACGCTGGTGCTCGAGTCGCTCGTGCCGGCGCTGGATGCGGCATCCGACCACCATGCAGCGCCCGCCCACGTGCGCGTCATCGATGCGCCCGATCTCATGAAGGTCCACGTCGTGGACGCCACCCCGATCGGCATCAACGTGCGCTCCACCGTGGCCACGTACTCCGGCGTGATGGATGATCTTCGCGCCGCGTACGCCGAGGTGCCCGCCGCGCGGGCCGCGGGTCTGACGGCGTCGGATTTCTCCTACAACACCGGGTCGCTGGCCTGTCCGCGCTGTGAGGGCACGGGGGAGATCTCGCTGGACGTGCAGTTCCTTCCCGACATCGACATCGTCTGCCCCGTCTGCGCCGGCACGCGGTTCGCGCCGCGCGCGTTCGAGTTCGTGCGGGACGGGATGCCGCTGCCCGAGCTGTTGCAGCGCACGGTGCGCGAAGCCCTGGAGCTGACCGCGGACCTGCCGCGGGTGCACCGCAGACTGACCGCTTTCGACGAGCTCGGCCTCGGATACCTGACCCTCGGCGAGTCCACGCCGGCGCTCTCGGGCGGTGAGGCGCAGCGCCTGAAGCTGGTCACGCAGATGCATCGCAACCAGTCCGGCGCGGTGTTCGTGCTCGACGAACCGAGCGTGGGCCTGCACCCGCTCGACGTGCGCACACTGCTGAGGGTGCTGCAGCGGCTGTGCGAGCGAGGCGCCACGGTGATCGTGATCGAGCACGATCTGGACCTCATCGCCAACGCCGACCACGTGATCGATCTGGGACCCGGCGGCGGTGCCGACGGCGGGCGCGTGATCGCGGTCGGCTCGCCCGAGCAGGTGGCCGCCTCGGCGACCGCCACCGGGCGTCACCTGTTGCGGCATCTCCGGCCGGAGTAG
- a CDS encoding glycine C-acetyltransferase, which produces MTSTRYAAHAASVLEEIERAGLTKRERGITGPQQAEITADGVEVLNFCANNYLGLADDPRLIEAAKGALDAWGYGLASVRFICGTQEQHLELERRVSSFLGTEATILFSSCFDANGGVFEALFTDEDAIISDELNHASLIDGIRLCKARRLRYRNRDMADLEAQLQAAADARFRVIVTDGVFSMDGYIAPLAEICDLADRYDALVFVDDSHAVGFIGAHGRGTPELCGVEGRVDIYTGTFGKALGGASGGYVSSRREIVDVLRQRARPYLFSNTLAPAIVAGTLRAIDLLEGSDDLRARLTANAALFRTLMTEAGFDLQPGEHPIVPVMFGDAALTARIADEMGARGIYVTAFSFPVVPREKARIRVQLSAAHTEEQIRRCVQAFTEARQAGTVQG; this is translated from the coding sequence ATGACTTCCACCCGCTACGCCGCACACGCGGCATCCGTCCTCGAAGAGATCGAGCGGGCGGGCCTCACCAAGCGCGAACGCGGCATCACCGGCCCCCAGCAGGCGGAGATCACCGCCGACGGCGTCGAGGTCCTGAACTTCTGTGCCAACAACTACCTGGGATTGGCCGATGACCCGCGCCTGATCGAGGCGGCCAAGGGGGCGTTGGATGCCTGGGGCTACGGTCTTGCGTCGGTACGGTTCATCTGCGGCACGCAAGAGCAGCACCTCGAGCTCGAGCGACGGGTCTCCTCGTTCCTGGGAACCGAGGCCACGATCCTGTTCTCGTCGTGCTTCGATGCCAACGGCGGAGTGTTCGAAGCGCTGTTCACCGACGAGGACGCGATCATCTCGGACGAGTTGAACCACGCGTCGCTGATCGACGGCATCCGACTGTGCAAGGCTCGCAGACTGCGCTACCGCAATCGCGACATGGCAGACCTCGAGGCGCAGCTGCAAGCTGCCGCCGACGCCCGGTTCCGGGTCATCGTCACCGACGGCGTGTTCTCGATGGACGGCTACATCGCCCCGCTCGCCGAGATCTGCGACCTGGCCGACCGGTACGACGCGCTCGTGTTCGTCGACGATTCGCACGCGGTCGGATTCATCGGCGCACACGGTCGCGGCACTCCCGAGCTGTGCGGTGTGGAGGGCAGGGTCGACATCTACACCGGCACGTTCGGCAAGGCGCTGGGCGGTGCCAGCGGCGGATACGTCTCGTCGCGTCGTGAGATCGTCGACGTGCTGCGTCAGCGTGCGCGGCCGTATCTGTTCTCGAACACGCTGGCACCGGCGATCGTTGCGGGCACGCTGCGGGCGATCGACCTGCTCGAAGGCTCGGACGATCTGCGCGCACGGCTCACCGCGAACGCGGCCCTGTTCCGCACGCTGATGACCGAGGCGGGCTTCGACCTGCAGCCCGGAGAGCACCCGATCGTGCCGGTGATGTTCGGCGACGCGGCGCTGACCGCGCGCATCGCCGATGAGATGGGCGCGCGCGGCATCTACGTGACCGCGTTCAGCTTTCCCGTCGTGCCGCGCGAGAAGGCCCGCATCCGCGTGCAGCTGTCGGCTGCGCACACCGAAGAGCAGATCCGACGGTGCGTGCAGGCGTTCACCGAGGCCCGGCAGGCCGGCACCGTGCAAGGCTGA
- a CDS encoding MarR family winged helix-turn-helix transcriptional regulator produces MSDQGLDTMAPVSHAIFRVARAHKAIAGRLLREGGLYPGQELVLMTLWTNGPQRMVDLAAATESDAPSLTRSVARLQKAGLVTRAPSPADRRAIIVSPTPKSRLLRPKVEAAWRELERLTTGPLTVAERRRALAVLAVLEAALLGDGEPAQDPAAPDPARTSAPAGPQRRLRKDAAQNAERVIAAAVRAGFGHDASVTVAQVAAAAGVGVGTLYRRYPTREALLEAMQARAYRILAAEAEDALASAESGREAVDRYLSRTFSRRDEFVLPLHGAPMAYDVESTTQRRRLQMLLDQIVERGHTDGTVRDDVTREAIVRFGAMLARPLTNTPGWDEAAAEQRTLFLRGISASGA; encoded by the coding sequence GTGAGCGATCAAGGACTGGACACCATGGCGCCGGTGAGCCACGCGATCTTCCGCGTCGCCCGCGCCCACAAGGCGATCGCCGGCCGCCTCCTGCGTGAGGGCGGCCTGTATCCGGGACAGGAACTGGTGCTGATGACGCTGTGGACGAACGGGCCGCAGCGGATGGTCGACCTCGCCGCCGCGACGGAGTCCGATGCGCCGAGCCTGACGCGCAGCGTCGCCCGCCTGCAGAAGGCGGGTCTGGTCACCCGGGCACCCTCGCCGGCCGATCGTCGCGCGATCATCGTCTCGCCGACCCCGAAGAGTCGACTGCTGCGCCCCAAGGTCGAAGCCGCCTGGCGCGAGCTGGAGCGACTCACCACCGGCCCGCTGACCGTGGCTGAACGCCGCCGGGCGCTGGCGGTGCTCGCAGTGTTGGAAGCCGCCTTGCTGGGCGACGGCGAACCCGCCCAGGATCCAGCCGCACCGGACCCCGCACGCACCTCCGCCCCTGCCGGTCCTCAGCGGCGACTGCGCAAGGATGCCGCGCAGAACGCGGAACGCGTGATCGCCGCCGCGGTGCGTGCAGGCTTCGGCCACGATGCATCTGTCACCGTGGCGCAGGTCGCCGCCGCAGCGGGCGTCGGCGTGGGGACGCTCTACCGTCGGTACCCGACTCGTGAGGCCCTGCTGGAGGCCATGCAGGCCCGCGCCTACCGCATCCTCGCCGCCGAGGCCGAGGATGCGCTGGCCTCCGCAGAATCGGGCCGGGAGGCGGTGGACCGCTATCTGAGCCGCACCTTCTCCCGCCGAGATGAGTTCGTACTTCCTCTGCACGGGGCACCCATGGCGTACGACGTCGAATCAACGACACAGCGCAGACGGCTGCAGATGCTCCTCGACCAGATCGTCGAGCGCGGCCACACCGACGGCACCGTCCGCGACGATGTCACGCGTGAGGCGATCGTGCGCTTCGGTGCCATGCTCGCCCGGCCGCTGACGAACACGCCGGGCTGGGACGAGGCGGCCGCCGAGCAGCGCACGCTCTTTCTGCGCGGCATCTCCGCATCCGGGGCTTGA
- a CDS encoding carboxymuconolactone decarboxylase family protein, producing MPPYPDRPYLDKVAPEAWKAASALSASVTDNASRMGLSVAETELVKVRASQINACMFCLDLHAREARNAGIPQQKLDLLPAWRESTLFTDREAAVLAVAEAATRLPLSEDSHADLDMARGVLGDEAFAATEWLATTINLFNRISILSEHPVRPRDANGELIR from the coding sequence ATGCCCCCGTATCCGGACCGCCCCTATCTGGACAAAGTCGCCCCTGAAGCGTGGAAGGCGGCCTCGGCGCTCTCGGCGTCGGTCACCGACAACGCGTCGCGGATGGGCCTGTCCGTCGCCGAGACCGAGCTGGTCAAGGTCCGCGCGTCCCAGATCAATGCGTGCATGTTCTGCCTCGACCTGCATGCGCGCGAAGCGCGCAATGCCGGCATCCCCCAGCAGAAGCTCGACCTGCTGCCCGCATGGCGCGAGTCGACGCTGTTCACCGACCGCGAGGCTGCGGTGCTGGCCGTCGCCGAGGCTGCCACCCGACTGCCGCTGTCAGAGGACTCCCACGCAGACCTCGACATGGCACGAGGCGTGCTCGGCGATGAGGCGTTCGCGGCCACGGAGTGGCTGGCGACCACGATCAACCTGTTCAACCGCATCTCGATCCTCAGCGAGCATCCCGTCCGCCCGCGGGACGCGAACGGAGAGCTCATCCGCTGA